A portion of the Armatimonadota bacterium genome contains these proteins:
- a CDS encoding PEP-CTERM sorting domain-containing protein yields MLRRILLVCLTLCLSLTAFATDRFLMYGITHDGKLLEINRSDGSSTLLRQLPAQYQNFDSLEFVGSHFYASYAGGKILRFDFDPGSEVELNPGQFPYIEALAADSRDRTIASISTDADIAAESFGEMNLTNGNVATVVPYGNSAVAWDVDALAFDTFDNLWGINLNGPRALFRIDTGTGAISNVVNLQRVYPALTILPRFDVFYASHAHDTTGTNFDSELYIIDPLLGTETLVGSMGQRGVSGLTFGPVPEPSSIAILALGLVGGAFAKRRRRS; encoded by the coding sequence ATGCTTCGCAGAATCTTGCTCGTCTGCCTCACGCTGTGTCTATCCTTAACTGCCTTCGCCACCGATCGGTTCCTTATGTACGGCATTACCCACGACGGAAAATTGCTCGAGATCAATCGATCGGACGGAAGTTCGACCTTGCTCAGGCAACTCCCCGCGCAGTACCAGAACTTTGACAGTCTCGAGTTTGTCGGCAGCCACTTCTATGCGTCCTACGCTGGCGGAAAGATTTTGCGTTTCGACTTTGATCCCGGCAGCGAGGTCGAACTCAATCCCGGTCAGTTTCCTTACATAGAAGCCCTGGCCGCGGATAGCCGCGACCGTACGATCGCCTCGATCTCGACCGACGCCGACATTGCCGCCGAGTCGTTTGGAGAGATGAACCTGACCAACGGCAACGTCGCGACAGTCGTTCCGTATGGCAATTCTGCCGTTGCGTGGGATGTCGATGCTTTGGCTTTCGATACCTTCGACAACCTGTGGGGAATCAACCTAAATGGTCCCCGCGCGCTCTTCCGGATAGACACCGGCACGGGAGCGATCTCGAACGTGGTCAACCTGCAGCGCGTCTACCCCGCGCTCACGATTCTGCCGCGTTTTGACGTTTTCTACGCCAGCCACGCGCACGACACGACGGGGACGAACTTCGATTCTGAACTTTATATCATCGATCCGTTGCTGGGTACCGAGACCCTGGTCGGCAGCATGGGGCAGCGAGGCGTCTCCGGCCTAACGTTCGGCCCGGTGCCAGAGCCGTCCAGCATCGCTATTCTGGCCTTGGGACTGGTCGGCGGAGCCTTTGCCAAACGCCGACGCCGTTCATAA
- a CDS encoding dicarboxylate/amino acid:cation symporter has product MSFRKLPLHGKILLSLLLGAVVGTLAQSFYPDQAALKTFSEGYVRPVGDAFMRMIFMIVVPLLFSALTLGVCEIGDARKVGRVGVYSLLLTLLLSGTAVVIGVTAVNWVRPGDGISTEKREELLEASGFKADATKHVETAKSESKTFMQVIVEFIPRNPLAEANRALEGGLLPLMFFAVVFGLAMNAAAGDKVAPIKSFMAGLFEISLKVIEFAMKLAPIGVFALIFHTTAIVGLSLFLPLGKYVAVVLATLALHQFGVYSLALKFIARRNPLEFFRQIRTVMLTAFATSSSNATLPTALRSAEVDVGLPRNISSFVLTVGATANQNGTALFEGVTVLFLAQLFGGDLSLEMQFQVMGLAILAGVGTAGVPGGAWPMIALIVGMTGAPPESIAIVLGIDRILDMSRTVLNVTGDITIAACVTRLDGGKGFAESAAVPEPTGGA; this is encoded by the coding sequence ATGAGCTTCAGGAAACTTCCTCTGCACGGCAAGATCTTGCTCAGCCTCTTGCTGGGAGCCGTGGTAGGAACCCTCGCGCAAAGCTTCTACCCAGACCAGGCAGCCCTTAAGACGTTCTCCGAAGGCTACGTGCGCCCAGTTGGCGACGCCTTTATGAGAATGATCTTCATGATCGTGGTTCCCCTTTTATTTTCTGCGCTTACGCTCGGCGTCTGCGAGATCGGCGATGCCCGAAAGGTTGGTCGCGTCGGCGTCTACTCCCTGCTCCTGACCCTCTTGCTCAGTGGCACAGCCGTCGTCATCGGAGTAACCGCGGTCAACTGGGTTCGACCAGGCGATGGCATCTCGACCGAAAAACGAGAAGAACTGTTGGAAGCCAGCGGCTTCAAAGCAGACGCCACTAAGCATGTCGAAACGGCCAAATCCGAAAGCAAGACCTTTATGCAGGTTATCGTCGAGTTCATACCGCGCAACCCGTTGGCCGAAGCGAATCGAGCATTGGAAGGCGGCCTCTTGCCGCTCATGTTTTTCGCAGTTGTCTTCGGCTTGGCCATGAACGCCGCCGCCGGAGACAAAGTCGCGCCCATCAAGAGTTTTATGGCGGGCCTCTTCGAAATCTCGCTGAAAGTGATCGAGTTCGCCATGAAACTGGCGCCCATCGGTGTCTTTGCGCTCATTTTCCATACCACTGCGATTGTTGGGCTTAGCCTTTTTCTGCCGCTTGGCAAGTATGTCGCCGTCGTGCTGGCAACGCTTGCGCTTCACCAGTTCGGCGTCTACAGCCTCGCTCTTAAGTTCATCGCTCGTCGAAACCCGCTGGAGTTCTTTCGCCAAATTCGCACCGTCATGCTCACCGCATTTGCCACCAGCAGCAGCAACGCGACCCTTCCGACCGCGCTCCGATCGGCCGAGGTCGATGTCGGCCTGCCGCGCAACATCAGCTCCTTCGTGCTCACCGTCGGCGCAACGGCCAATCAAAACGGCACGGCGCTGTTCGAAGGGGTTACCGTGCTGTTTTTGGCGCAGCTCTTTGGCGGAGACCTCTCTCTAGAAATGCAGTTTCAGGTGATGGGGCTTGCGATTCTGGCCGGAGTCGGCACTGCCGGCGTTCCGGGCGGCGCTTGGCCCATGATCGCGCTCATCGTCGGGATGACCGGAGCCCCGCCCGAGTCGATCGCCATCGTCTTAGGAATCGACCGCATTCTCGACATGTCCCGAACAGTCCTGAATGTTACAGGAGACATCACGATCGCGGCTTGCGTTACCAGGCTGGACGGAGGAAAGGGGTTTGCTGAAAGCGCCGCCGTGCCAGAACCGACAGGCGGCGCTTAA
- the trxA gene encoding thioredoxin: MSLAAPMTNAEWQDKVINSATPTLVDFWAEWCGPCKQIAPEVDKVAEKYSGKLNVYKVDVDTEGALAGQYGVMSIPTLLVFKGGQVVEQIVGFHSADQIASKISKHVE; encoded by the coding sequence ATGTCGTTAGCAGCTCCCATGACGAATGCCGAATGGCAAGACAAGGTTATCAATTCAGCGACTCCGACATTAGTGGACTTTTGGGCGGAGTGGTGCGGCCCGTGCAAACAGATCGCGCCCGAAGTGGACAAAGTCGCCGAGAAGTACTCGGGGAAGCTGAACGTTTATAAGGTCGATGTCGATACAGAGGGCGCTCTGGCCGGCCAGTACGGAGTGATGAGCATTCCAACTCTGTTGGTCTTTAAGGGCGGCCAAGTGGTAGAGCAGATCGTCGGCTTTCATTCGGCCGATCAGATCGCTTCGAAGATAAGCAAGCACGTCGAGTAA
- a CDS encoding CPBP family intramembrane metalloprotease: protein MSVRGDNYASKGAPMIFWVKQRPLLAAVLMASVLLYDLPREVSLAAAASALSALIFGGLALGPIAGSRTFLNEMRRLFANAPLKTATVAGLFAALVEEPLFRLAIQDRFGLVAALFAFWALHLRPGFPIASLTAAVPATILALSYELADDFWANAIAHGVFDFGAALSIGTFLRRQDPRERDSAKM, encoded by the coding sequence ATGAGCGTCCGTGGCGATAATTATGCATCAAAGGGCGCACCGATGATCTTTTGGGTCAAGCAACGGCCTCTTCTTGCGGCGGTTCTGATGGCGAGCGTGCTGCTGTACGATTTGCCTAGAGAAGTTTCTCTGGCGGCGGCTGCTAGCGCATTGTCCGCTTTAATTTTTGGGGGTCTTGCACTGGGGCCGATTGCAGGATCCCGGACATTTCTGAACGAGATGCGCAGGTTGTTTGCGAATGCCCCATTGAAGACGGCTACGGTCGCAGGGCTGTTTGCAGCCTTGGTCGAGGAGCCATTGTTTCGGTTGGCGATTCAAGACCGTTTTGGTCTTGTCGCGGCTTTGTTCGCATTCTGGGCGCTCCATTTGCGGCCCGGGTTTCCAATAGCCTCTTTGACGGCGGCTGTCCCAGCAACGATTTTGGCGCTTTCTTACGAACTGGCTGACGACTTTTGGGCGAACGCTATCGCGCACGGCGTCTTTGATTTTGGTGCAGCGCTGTCGATTGGGACTTTCCTTCGTCGTCAAGATCCGCGCGAACGGGATTCTGCAAAAATGTAG